One Numenius arquata chromosome 10, bNumArq3.hap1.1, whole genome shotgun sequence DNA segment encodes these proteins:
- the SOWAHB gene encoding ankyrin repeat domain-containing protein SOWAHB: MARELSQEAVLDFLWAAGGRAPNTALLRHFQSFLRDPALTEQQRRERREYFKSLVNSLATVHPGATPGASKDIVLRRRYRDLLDEELPPPPPEEQQEEEEKEPQPPPRRDPDRRRGPPGKPDEKGQLGGCQPPGVAVVGGCAARGRGGPCCECRRARRAAAAPPSGPGAPPPRAGPPRSPPPPPAQPPPYRTRPLGAWTPHPHGPPRSQPPALPSGPGELTPAGPPVAPAAPPPYQTLQPPAARPARSRSPPLPPGPGGLPPTGSAPFGILPPQRPRGPPPAQSLTLPSGPGVLPHDRLPQPRSPLQPCTRMPPLKAPPPSAGPAGLHPTGPSQSPLLSSGPRVLSPTELPLSRSPQPPLAEPPPARSLPLLSAPGVLPVSRSLQALPTSRSPSPPLSPGPGVLPSTRLPPSQSRSLQQLPTRPSPSLPRGSRVLNPNGPTPSRSLQPHPARPPPSQSPPQSSTRPPPSQSLLPAQCPTGLQAPESSPSAPLPVFRSIRCQLALQEVQGITSLLPDDCGRQPRTMSTKSCSRNVTSRGLSVPLGQREHAWLVAVSAGCWAQVRALFLEEPELALQRDFMSGFTVLHWLAKHGDGPGLQELAAAARQAGLALDVDARSGCGYTPLHLAAIHGHQLVIRVLVLQLGCQVQVRDSSGRRPWEYLGSSTSGEIWQLLEAPRGTIMFPTKPLARSVSSVSKVSLSAGRAALPACLRPQHGHGAASHRTSSESD, encoded by the exons ATGGCGCGGGAGCTGAGCCAGGAGGCCGTGCTGGACTTCCTCTGGGCGGCCGGGGGGCGAGCCCCCAACACGGCGCTGCTCCGCCACTTCCAGAGCTTCCTCCGCGACCCGGCGCTGACGGAGCAGCAGCGGCGGGAGCGCCGCGAATACTTCAAGAGCCTCGTCAATTCTCTGGCCACCGTCCACCCCGGCGCCACCCCCGGCGCTTCCAAGGACATCGTCCTCCGACGCAGGTACCGCGACCTCCTCGATgaggagctgccgccgccgccgccggaggaacagcaggaggaggaagagaaggagccaCAGCCGCCGCCCCGACGGGACCCCGACCGGCGGCGCGGCCCCCCAGGGAAACCGGACGAGAAGGGGCAGCTCGGCGGGTGTCAGCCCCCGGGGGTCGCCGTCGTCGGGGGCTGCGCCGCCCGGGGCCGCGGTGGCCCCTgctgcgagtgccgccgggcgcgccgcgctgccgccgctcccCCGTCGGGCCCcggggcgccgccgccccgcgccgggccgccccgctccccgccgccgccccccgcgcagcCGCCCCCGTACCGGACCCGGCCGCTGGGCGCCTGGACGCCTCACCCCCACGGGCCACCCCGCTCCCAACCCCCGGCGCTGCCGTCGGGTCCTGGGGAGCTGACCCCCGCTGGGCCGCCGGTGGCTCCCGCTGCACCGCCCCCTTACCAGACCCTGCAGCCGCCCGCTGCCAGGCCGGCCCGGTCCCGGTCCCCACCGCTGCCGCCGGGGCCCGGCGGGCTGCCTCCCACTGGGTCAGCCCCTTTCGGGATCCTGCCACCACAACGCCCTAGAGGTCCACCCCCAGCCCAGTCCCTGACACTGCCATCGGGCCCCGGGGTGCTGCCCCACGACAGGCTGCCGCAGCCCCGGTCTCCACTACAGCCCTGCACCAGGATGCCCCCACTGAAGGCCCCACCACCTTCAGCAGGTCCAGCGGGGCTCCACCCCACAGGACCATCCCAGTCCCCACTGCTGTCATCGGGTCCCAGGGTGCTGTCCCCCACCGAGCTGCCTCTATCCCGGTcgccacagccacccctcgccgAGCCACCCCCAGCCCGGTCCTTGCCGTTGCTGTCCGCCCCTGGGGTGCTGCCCGTGTCCCGGTCCCTGCAGGCTCTACCCACCAgccgctccccctccccaccgcttTCACCGGGCCCAGGTGTGCTGCCCTCCACCAGACTGCCCCCATCACAGTCCAGGTCCCTGCAACAACTCCCTACCAggccatccccatccctgccgaGGGGATCCAGGGTGCTGAACCCAAACGGACCAA CCCCATCCCGGTCCCTGCAGCCACACCCTGCCAGGCCACCCCCATCCCAATCCCCACCACAGTCCTCCACCCGGCCACCCCCATCCCAGTCCTTGCTGCCAGCACAGTGCCCCACAGGGCTCCAGGCCCCAGAGAGCAGCCCCTCAGCACCGCTGCCTGTCTTCAGGAGCATCAGGTGCCAGCTTGCTTTGCAGGAGGTGCAGGGCATCACCTCTTTGCTGCCCGATGACTGTGGACGGCAGCCTCGCACAATGTCCACCAAGAGCTGCTCTAGGAATGTCACAAGCCGGGGGCTGTCGGTGCCACTGGGGCAGCGGGAGCACGCCTGGCTAGTGGCAGTGTCAGCGGGGTGCTGGGCTCAGGTGCGGGCACTGTTCCTGGAAGAGCCGGAGCTGGCCCTGCAGCGGGACTTCATGTCAGGCTTCACAGTCCTTCACTGGCTGGCCAAGCACGGTGATGGGCCAGgcctgcaggagctggcagcagcgGCGCGGCAGGCTGGGCTGGCCCTGGATGTGGATGCCCGCTCGGGCTGTGGGTACACTCCGCTGCACCTGGCTGCCATACACGGCCACCAGCTTGTCATCAGggtgctggtgctgcagctggggTGCCAGGTCCAGGTGCGGGACAGCAGCGGGCGGCGGCCCTGGGAGTATCTGGGCAGCTCCACCTCAGGGGAGATCTGGCAGCTCCTGGAGGCACCCCGAGGCACGATCATGTTCCCCACCAAGCCCTTGGCCCGCAGCGTGTCCTCTGTCAGCAAGGTCTCGCTgtctgctggcagggcagcactgcctgcctgcctcaGGCCACAACACGGCCATGGGGCAGCATCCCACCGAACCAGCAGCGAGAGTGACTGA
- the LOC141469407 gene encoding 16 kDa beta-galactoside-binding lectin isoform X2, with translation MEKGLVVTQLDIQPGECIKVKGKILSDAKGFAVNVGKDSSTLMLHFNPRFDCHGDVNTIVCNSKEDGMWGEEDRKADFPFQHGDKIEICISFNETEATVKLPEAEFQFPNRLGMEKIEYLAVEGDFKVKAIKFNDKL, from the exons ATGGAGAAG GGACTGGTCGTTACTCAGCTGGACATCCAGCCTGGTGAGTGCATCAAGGTCAAAGGGAAGATCCTGTCTGATGCCAAAGG GTTTGCTGTGAATGTAGGGAAGGACAGCAGCACCCTCATGCTGCATTTCAACCCTCGCTTCGACTGCCATGGGGATGTCAACACCATTGTGTGCAACTCGAAGGAGGATGGCATGTGGGGTGAGGAGGACAGGAAGGCTGACTTTCCCTTCCAGCATGGCGACAAGATCGAG ATTTGCATCTCCTTCAATGAAACGGAGGCAACGGTGAAGCTGCCTGAGGCAGAGTTCCAGTTCCCTAATCGGCTGGGCATGGAGAAAATTGAATACCTGGCTGTGGAGGGTGACTTCAAAGTCAAAGCCATTAAGTTCAACGACAAGCTATag
- the LOC141469407 gene encoding 16 kDa beta-galactoside-binding lectin isoform X1, giving the protein MERGLVVTQLDIQPGECIKVKGKILSDAKGFAVNVGKDSSTLMLHFNPRFDCHGDVNTIVCNSKEDGMWGEEDRKADFPFQHGDKIEICISFNETEATVKLPEAEFQFPNRLGMEKIEYLAVEGDFKVKAIKFNDKL; this is encoded by the exons ATGGAGCGA GGACTGGTCGTTACTCAGCTGGACATCCAGCCTGGTGAGTGCATCAAGGTCAAAGGGAAGATCCTGTCTGATGCCAAAGG GTTTGCTGTGAATGTAGGGAAGGACAGCAGCACCCTCATGCTGCATTTCAACCCTCGCTTCGACTGCCATGGGGATGTCAACACCATTGTGTGCAACTCGAAGGAGGATGGCATGTGGGGTGAGGAGGACAGGAAGGCTGACTTTCCCTTCCAGCATGGCGACAAGATCGAG ATTTGCATCTCCTTCAATGAAACGGAGGCAACGGTGAAGCTGCCTGAGGCAGAGTTCCAGTTCCCTAATCGGCTGGGCATGGAGAAAATTGAATACCTGGCTGTGGAGGGTGACTTCAAAGTCAAAGCCATTAAGTTCAACGACAAGCTATag